One window of Nicotiana tomentosiformis chromosome 11, ASM39032v3, whole genome shotgun sequence genomic DNA carries:
- the LOC138902097 gene encoding uncharacterized protein produces the protein MKVAEMRTLRWMCGHTRADRIRNEVIRDKVGAALIEEKMREAWLRWLDHARSTDAPVRRCERLAVEGLRRGRGRPKKRWAEMIRQDMTQYQLTDDMTLDRKGREVIDGCTTGLRHIGKGSNGCVVLEKTRDMETILLGKMI, from the exons atgaaggtagcagagatgaggacattgagatggatgtgcggtcaCACTAGGgcagataggatcagaaatgaggttattcgcgacaaggtgggggCGGCCCTTATTGAGGAAAAGATGCGGGAAGCATGGCTTAGGTGGCTTGATCATgcgaggagcacagacgccccggtgaggaggtgtgagagattgGCAGTGGaaggcctacggagaggtagaggtaggccaaagaagaggtgggcagagatgattaggcaagacatgacgcAGTATCAGCTGACCGATGACATGactcttgataggaag GGCAGAGAAGTTATTGATGGGTGTACTACTGGACTGAGGCATATTGGGAAGGGCTCGAATGGGTGTGTTGTACTGGAAAAAACCAGAGACATGGAGACAATTTTGTTGGGGAAGATGATTTAG